The Apodemus sylvaticus chromosome 4, mApoSyl1.1, whole genome shotgun sequence nucleotide sequence GCAGCAACTGGGCTACCTGGAAACCTCAGAAAGGTTTGAGGTTTTGAGTGTTATTCAGGGACATTATGGGGGATGGGTCTGGGGCAGGGGTCGAGAGACTGGAAATTAGTGTCTTTTTCTAAGGAGATCAAAAAAATAGCTTCCTTAGTCTTTCAGGAGCCCGCATATGAgggtgggcggggtgggggagcAAAGGGAGGGGTCTGGGGTCTGGGATACATCCCGTGGGCTCACCGATGGTGGAGATGTAAGTGCTGTTAAAGTTGTCCTCTGCAAAGCGAATGATCAGACAAGTCTTGCCCACCCCCGAGTCCCCGATCAGCAGCAACTTGAAGAGGTGGTCGTAGGCTTTGGCCATGGCGGACACTGGGGGCGCCGGGGGAGGGGTCGGGAAGAGCCAACACTGGTAGGCGGGATCGGAGGGGTGGCAGGCAGAAACCGCCAGAGTCCCAGCCAGGAAGTTTTCCTCCCTCTCCGCCCAGGCCCCGGGAAAAGAAGAGAGGCGGCCCTGCTCGCGGCTCCACCCCTCTTCGCCAATGGAGAGGCCTGTCCAGCTCCAGCAGTCCGCGCTGCCTCCCCAGCCTCGGAGCGCCAGTTTCCCTATCCCTTCCCATCACCTTTGGCTAGCTGTCTTTCCTCTTTCGACCGAATTGGAAAGAAGAATTTTAAAGAGATTACGGGAAGAGGGAAATAATTTTACTAATGGTGGAGATAGGGGTGGCATTGGAAATTGATAAAAGGCTGAGGTGCTATTCATAGGCATTTGAGTTTATGATAAAGGTCCTAGGATTTTCTGTCAGCAATGCGCTACTTAAGACTATGAATCCCAATTCCCTTTGAAAAGAAGCGGATTGGGAGGTTAGTATGCTGGGTGCATCTGCCCCCTGGTGGAGCACCGTGAAGAACTAAAAGGATAAAATCAGCCCCATCAATTATACTCAAAACACACAGAGCCGATTCACGATTTGCGTTCTGGAGCGAGCCTAGAACTCAGTAGAGCAACCTGGCCTTCAAGGcctggtaatcctcctgcctcaattgCTCAAGTATGAAGACTGCCGGTGAGCCACCACAGCCAGTTTTCCATCTGTATTTACTTACCCGATGTGTAGCGAGCGTTTCGCCTACATGTGTTTTGCACTGTGTGATTAGCATGCCTGCACAGGCTACAAGACAGCGACCAGCCCGGAACCTGGAGTGCCCACAGGTGTTGCATGGAGGGGGGCTGGGACTGAACCTAGGGCCATTACTAGAGCAACCAGCTCTTATCATCCTTCCAGTCCCattaggaaaagaaaggaagaaagaaaacaggaagggaaaaagacaagtctttgtctttttctaaCAGATGAGTACTGGCTGTGAGAAAGTGTCTTTATTTGTTACATTGTTTGCCATAATCTATGTTTACATTGTCCTTTCACAAACACAATGAATCAGTTACCTTTTTCCCCCCTGGAACAAAATACAACTCAAAAACAATTTATGAGCGATGGCTTGTTTGGCCTTACAGAGGCACAGTCTGtcactgtgtgtgcacatacactgtgtgtgtgtaagagcctGGGCATCTGGTTACTTTTCATCCAAAAGGAGAGAGATGACCGCTGGGGCTCAGctcattctctcctttttttgggggggggggatttggttttttcgaaacagggtttctctgtgtagccctggctgtcctggaactcactttgtagaccaggctggtctcgaactcagaaatccgcctgcctctgcctcccaagtgctgggattacaggtgtgcgccaccaccacccggctaccaTTCTACTTTTTTTAATAGTGCTGGGGCTTGGTCAAATGCAGAGCTTTGTCCACGCTAGGCAAAGCACATTTCTCTTGAGCTACATTATGGGCTTCAATTCCCCTCGACTTATTCCCTTGGGCTTATTACATTTCAAGCTGCAGCACGGCCCTCgaatcttttctgtttttcctcaATGACTAATCCTGTCCTTAACTCACACTGCCGTCCAGGTATAGTGCATTTGCAGttccagcacacaggagacagaaataagatgaaaggcagacagaagcacatctgaggccagcctgctcttggGAGAGAGCAGCAAGCCAGCCTGGAAACCTTGTGGCTGCTAATCTTGATTGCCAACTTGACATACATGGGAGGAGGAAACTTGCAGAATTATCACCATtggattggcctgtaggcatatCTATGGgcgaattttcttttttcttttattatttttttaaattttagacaggatctctctctatctcttttattatttatctttgtgtgtggATATTTTGCCCTTGCATGCTTGTACGTGCAGTGTATACACGCCAGGTGCCCTTGGGAGGCCTAAAGGTGGTGCTGGATCTTCtgaaactgcagttacagattacagacagttatgagccttCGTGGTTGTTAGCCACTATGTAGGTGCTAAGACTCAAATCCCTagttctctggaggagcagccagtgatGCTAACCTCAGAGCCggctctctccagctccaggcatTTCCCTGATTGCTAATTGAGGTCAGAGGGCCCAGCCCTATATATGGGAGGCACCATACCTGGACAGGTGGGGCTGCTGTATAAGAAAGGGAGCTGAGTGTGAGCCTAAGGCAGTGGTGTTCCTTGGCTTCTGCTTCAATTTCTGCCTTTAGTTCCCTCAATAATGGACTGTAACCTATAATCCAGATAAATTCCATTTTTCTCACGAAGTTGCTTCTGGCTaggatgtttatcacagcaacaacagaaagtaGAATGGATCCTGTCAAAATCTAtgttgggatggggtggggagtgtTACAGTGTACCCCTTTATACCCAGTGTATGAACTGAACGACAGCTTCATGATACGGCTAAAGGGGACGCTTTCACTGTAGATATGACAGACAGCCAgaagcatctggaagagtccagagcaaaaaaaaaaaaagaaagaaagaaagaaaaaaaagtagactCAACATGGCCAGGGCTGCCtgtgagagggggagaggagcagGAGACAAAATAGTGAGCACAGCCTGGTCTAAGAAGGATGACCAGCTGGGGAAGGGAAGTCTGAGAGCTGGAGGGAGTTTAGGgtacggaggaggaggaggaggaggaggaggaggaggaggaggaggaggagaaggagggaaaggctAGGATGCTAGGGACTTGTGCAACAGGTACTTGTGATACTGGGAGAGCCTGGGGGCCGGCTTGACCTGAGTGGCTGGGAGGCACAGTAGGCAGCCAGAGGTAAGGGAAATGGCTCTTTTTGATAGGGGAACCAGTTTAACAACTTCTAAGGAATGCTGGCTTTTAACTAACCACCAGAAATCCCTCAACATACATTCCAGGTTGAGCCTATTTCAGGGATTCTGACTTGCCTTTTGGAGTCTGGGGAATTGAGAGTTTTCCTTATGACCTGAtactcagcactccagaggcagaaggatttctgtgagttccaggatagcttgGCCTACAtaacaagctccaggccagccaggtctacatagtgggAGCTTGtttcaaataagtaaataagaataAACAACAGCACTGGACCTGTCAACGTTTAGTCATAGATGGGGACAGGTAGGATCCAATGAGGAGGCCCAGCCCTTTGCCGGATATTAGTAGTTGATGACTCCCTGGGAGACTAGCTGTTACTGTCTTTAGTGGTGCAGCCACTGTGAGTTACCTGAGTCTACTGACAGCTTTACCACCATGCCCCTGGTGGTGGCCCTGGTTAAACTCAGggcatcaaaaaacaaaacaaaaaagacacaatGGGAAAGAAATGAGTTCTGAGTAGCATTTGGAGAGGTGGTGTGGGGTGATCagagtatattatatacatatatgaaaatagttttttctttccttttttttttttttggatttggttttttctgagacagggtttcactgtatagccctggttgtcctggaactcactctgtagaccaggctggccgtgaactcagaaatcctcctgcctctgcctcccagagtgctgggattacaggcgtgtgccaccaccgcccagctatgaaaatagtttttaaaaagaatagcggggggggggggggggggggctggagagatggctcagtggttaagagcactgactgctcttccgaaggtcctgagttcaaatcccagcaaccacatggtggctcacaaccatccgaaaagagatctgatgccctcttctggagtgtctgaagacagctagagtgtacttacactaataaataaataaataataaataaacctttaaaaaatattaaaaaaaaaaaaaaagaatagccgggagggctggagacatggcttagtggtgaagaacactgactgctcttccaaaggtcctgagttcaaatcccagcaaccacatggtggctcacaaccatctataatgtgatgatgccctcttctggcgagtaggtgtacatacagatagagcattcatatacataaataaatcttaaaaaaataaagggggggggagagagagagagagagagagagagagaaaagagaagctagGCACAGTGGTGTGCTCCTTTGATTCCagctttcaggaggcagaggcaggtggatctctgtgagtttgaggctacaaggtctacagaatgagttccaggatagccaaggctctGTAGAGAGATACTATCttcaagcaaaaataaataaataaataaaaaaaatgaaacaaccaAACCCAAAAGGTGGGGGTGCATGCAGCACAGAGAAGTTGGTAACATGCTCAGTGAGTGAGGAGTGCATAAGGGTGTTTGTCACTAAGCCAGGTGACCTGAATTCAATACTCAGGgcacacatggtggaaggagtgaACTCACTCCTGAAAGTTATCTTGTCGCCACGTAGGCACTGTAGCAGGAgtccatgcacatgtgtgtgtgcgctcacacacacaaagtaattaaaatgtaataaaaagttcaaaataaataaataaatcaataaatcactCTTCAGTTTTCAGGGGGCTTTTGGCCTCTTCCAATATCTACACTTCATGTGTCTtacatggccacacacacacacacagagttttttttgttgttgtttttgttttttgaaacagggtttctctgtatagccctggctgtcctggaactcagtctgtagaccaggttggccttgaactcagaaatccacctgcctctgcctcccaggtgttgggattaaagttgtgcgccACCACTCCCTGGCAACACAGTTCTTTTAAAAGTGATAAAAGTAAGAATCTTTACAATGTCTACAAAGTTCCCACAGAGGAACAAGGATGATCAAATGGCGCCTGTAGGCTTTATTAATcctgaaggaaaaggaggaagcaagtGACCTGAATTCCCATCAGTGTGTGCTGACAAAGGCTGGACAAGCAGTTCTCCAGAGGAAAGCCCTGACTGAGCTCGGGTCGTTCTTAATCTCTGTGACGTCATACTTTCACATGGCTGGTAACAATGTGCTAGCACTGAAACTGGCACAATCTAGTCTTGAGAATCAATGATAACTGATTGTAGCTATTTTTCCTGGGACAGGGTAATTTCAGAGGGAATGACATTTAGGCTGAAATCTGAAAGACAAGGAGCCAATGTGCAAACATCTAGTAGAGAAGAATTcttgaatgaaaaacaaaagactaGGAGCTGAGGAAGAAACTCGGTGTACTTACTGAAGAGGTTTCCAAGACCACCTGTGGGGCATCAAATGACCTTTTACAGGGCTCATGGAAGACTATTGGAAAACAGGGatacttacattataatttaCAACAGTAGCAttacaatttacagttatgatgtagcaaaaaaaattaattttatggttgggagcaACCACAATATGGAGGAACTGTATAAAGCGAAAGGGAGATTGAGAATCCCTCGGGTGGAGCACACCCACAGAGGACAAAGCCCTGACTTAGATACCTCACACTCCACCCTCCCACAGCACACACTGTCACAGCCTGCCAGCAACTGTATACTTTCAAGGTGGTCACCTGGAAGGTCAGCCTGAGAAATGAGACACTGTATTGGGGGGTGGTGGAAGTGGGGTTTAGatccggctgtcctggaaatctctctgtagaccaggctggcttcaaactcacagttaTCTATCTGTCTTGCCTCCTGATTTATGGAATTAAAGGAGTGAACCACTACTGCCAGGGGCCaaaactctgtctttaaaataaacaaaaaaggccAAGGTGGCGcacgtttgtaatcccagcactctgggaggcagaggcaggcagatttctgagttcgaggccagcctggtctacagagtgagttccaggacagccagggctatacagagaaaccctgtctcgaaaacaccaaatccaaaaaaaacccaaaaaaccaaaaaaaccaaaaccaaaacaaaaaaaccaaaaaaacaaacaaacaaaaaacaaaccaaatcccccaaaccaaaaagaaaacaaaaaaaacaaaaacaaaaaaaaacctaaaataaacaaaaaagcttGTTGGTGGTGACATACTAAAGCCAGCACTTGgtagtcagaggcaggtgggcctcttagttcaaggccagcttggtctacagagtgagttccaggacaatcagggctacacaaagaaaccctgtcaccccccctccccattttcatATTTCTGCTCACATGATAAATTGCAGATACACGAGTATTGTAAAGgaatacatttcatttttaaacctAGAGCCAATTTCCCAACATATATTTGCCATATATATTGCCAAAATCCAAAATCAACATGTATTCATTTAAACTtggactatttatttattgacactGGAattcacagatccacctgcctctgcctcccagttctgGAAATGGAGGTGCCACTGTCTGGCCTGGGCAGTTTAATTTCTTTGAGCAGCAACACACAAATCTGTACAATGTCGCAATAGCAGCTCCACAGTTAAATAACATACTTTTTGTTCTcttgtagttctggctgtcctacaaCTTGCTAGATCAGGCTGGCTAGAACTCACAATTTCTTCCAGACTTTGCCAGAATGAAGCGTTAAAGGTGTAACAAGCCGTGTCTAGCCTTTAACCAACTGTGTCCCACCTTTAATTAGCGTGTTAAAAGCTATGCAAGTGTCAAGTGGTATAaggatatttaattttattcttcaaaGGTAAGAAACTGTAAGAATACAAAGTCGGAGTCTAGCGTTAGCTCTGGGAAACGATAGCAACAAAACAATAACGGTAAACAATAGAGTTAGCTGCAGGGGAGCAAATATGAACaggatttgattttgttttgttttgagacagtgtctcctgtAGTCCACTCAGACCTCAAATTTGCTAGGGAGCCTAGAATAATTTTGAATTTCTTGTCCTCCCGCTTCATCCTTtgaagttctgagattacagcCTTGAGCCACTGACACCACCACTGCGTCCTGCCCTACCCAGTTTATGCTTTGTATATTCTtagcaagcactgtaccaacGTAGCACACCCCCAGCTTCAAGCgggtatttcatttaaaaaacgtATTTACATCTGGAATTGTTAATTAGCGTAAATCAAGCCAACTGGAAAATGGTAAAGAATATCGGTAACTAAAAATGTCCTGGATAAAGCTCCTCGCAGGTGTTCACCTATGCTGTATCCATTATACTCTAGCTGTCAAAGTGTAGTACgaaatttaaaaagtatccaTTTTCCTCTAGTCAGCAGCTAAATTCTGAACTGCAAATAGAAGCTAACTCTCTCACCATGGCTACGCACCCGCGACACGAGGAGCCTTTACAGACCTTCTAAAAATGGCAGCCAACGAGCATTCCATTGCATTGGAACAGAGTGGAAGACCTTCCCAAGATGGCGAAACAACACGGGCGCGTCACTTCCTGTACCATACCGGATATAAGGAACAGGATTTCCGCTTTCGCTCCTTTCCGGCGGTGACGACCTCCCTACGAGAACATGCCTGTGAGTTCCTTGGTCCAGGTTTCGACAGAGAACTCGCTCTTAGGTCCGCACTGTCCACTGGCGCTAATTGCGGATCGTACAGGGTCCACGTTTACGCTCTGCGCCTCTTAGGACAGTAACCAGAATCGCGGCGGCCCACGGGCCACCCGCGTAGACGGGAGCGGAGAGGAGATAAGATGGCGGCCCAGCTACGCAGACACCAGGGGCGGCGAGGGGCGAGTTCTCCTCGGTGTGTGCCAGTGGGGGCTCTTGACCATCATCTCCTTCCACCATTAGCTTCTAAGTCTCTGCATTTCTGCCCTCCTTAGCTCGCAAAGGATCTCCTTCATCCCTCcccagaagaggagaagaggaaacacaagaaaaagcgCCTGGTGCAGAGCCCCAATTCCTACTTTATGGATGTGAAATGCCCAGGTGAGGAAGTGGTTTTCAGCTGTCCGGGAAAATTATTGCTGATGgttgtaacttaattttttttattttttcttacgaGTTTTAGAAGTGGTAACTTGGAGAGGAATGAAAGACGTTAACATTTTTTTGTtggtctctctctgtttttgttttctaggaTGCTATAAAATCACCACGGTCTTTAGCCATGCACAAACGGTAGTCTTGTGTGTTGGCTGCTCCACTGTCCTCTGTCAGCCTACAGGTGGAAAAGCAAGGCTGACAGAAGGTAAGTGGTCTCAATGTTGGGGTTTTGGCCTTAGGATCCTAAGGTGAAAGAGATCGTGTAGAATGCAAGCCTTTAGGCTAGTAAAGCCAACTGCACTCTGTATATGACAGTGGCAGGCTGATGTAACATTTGCATCATTTTCTTCCAGGATGCTCCTTCCGGAGGAAGCAGCACTGAAAGCCCCTGATTCAAGATGAGTGGGAACCTTCCCAATAAACACATTTTGGATATATGGTGTTTGTCTTGTTTAACTGGTAACAAGTGTTGCCACAAATATTCCAGGGCAAAAAGAAGAGTGGTCCTTTTGGGGTCAAGTAAGTGGCCAaacacccagagtccattggGGGAATTTTTATCTAGATTAAGTGTGCAAATATTAGGCCATGGTTTAAAACTGGTGTTAGTGTATAATTGGGCTTTGTGTTCTGAATCTTTTTTTGTAGTAATTTTTAACACTGGTTTTTGATTTGGAAGCATTGTGACATAACAGAGGTGTGTGACAATGGGGGACTGTTTATATTTCAGGGACTAATGGGACACactgctttaatcccagcccctGAGAAGCAGAGGATTTCTAGCATCAAGTATATGTGACAGGATACCTATTAAGTGACGGCATCGTAGATAACAAACCCAGGGCTTAGGGTAAGCCAGCCCCAGAAACGTAATCTTTACAACACATAACCaattatttatactttatttatacTTACTACAAACTTGTTTTAGAGGTTTAATTGTAAAGTTAGCTACTAAACTTCTGCAGGATAGGCATCTCCAGTCCTCCATAGTTGAAGGGACCTGTCTATTTAGGTTAGTGTTTTATACTCCATAACCAGTGTTGTAGCCGACTCTGCACTAGTGGTGGCTGTGAGCTCAGGAAGTGAGGAGGAGAACATGTGGCTGTATAAGAAcctaggaaaaaaacaagataatgaagGCAAATGAGTGAGACAGACATCTCTGAACTTGTGGTTGAGGGTAGTTCTTTACCTGGCTGAGTTGTTCCTATTGTTGGCACATAAACAACTGGGATAGTCTGTACCTTGTTCAGGAAGGCATTGTatactggaaaaagaaaatgccacaaaAAAGGTTTATGTGATTTTGCTTGCAGGAAGGCCTTGAAGATTACAGTTCATTCAAAAGTGAGATATAAGGGCCAGCAAGATGATACAGCCAACAGACACTTGACAACAAGCCTGTCTTAAGtcccccagaacctacatggtagaaggagaaaagacTCCAAGTTGTCTTGACTTACACATTGTCAGGACATGCTTATTACCTTCTAACCTAACCCAAGCAAATAAttgtaagaaaaattttaaataaaatgaagtttaagTGTTAGTGTAAAAGTAATGCTTTCAGTTGGTCTACCTGCAAACACTGTCCTGTATGCTGACACTTAAAATACCTAACCAGTACAACTATAGTACAGTTGTAGCATAAACTGTAGGTGTTATAAGTAACCTTTAGATGCTTAGACGAGATGTATGGGTAGATTAAGTGGAAATGCTCTTGAATTCTTCAGTTTTTGATAATCCTGGTGGGGCCTGGATTATCCAGCCTCTCCCCAATTATTGGAGGAGACTAATATACAGATACATGGATTTTTCTTCCAGCCTTTGGCTAAAAATACATGTGCAGGCAATAGTGATACTGTATGTGCATTAGTGTGATACATGTTTATGTGAGGGCGTTatatgagctgccacgtgggtgttgggaattaagCGCAGGTTCTTTGGAAGAGTGTTCAATGCTCTTATTAACTGGAACCATCTCTGGTCCCAGTGCTGTTTTGCAGGTTCTTTGGAAGAGTGTTCAATGCTCTTATTAACTGGAACCATCTCTGGTCCCAGTGCTGTTTTCTCGACAgtttgtgtatccttggctgttaactgggattaaaggcatgtgccatgccTTGCAAGTTGATGTATATTCTACAAGTCATGAATTAGTTGTGAAAAACAGctagttttctttttggtttgtgaAAGTTAGAAGTATACATG carries:
- the Rps27 gene encoding 40S ribosomal protein S27 encodes the protein MPLAKDLLHPSPEEEKRKHKKKRLVQSPNSYFMDVKCPGCYKITTVFSHAQTVVLCVGCSTVLCQPTGGKARLTEGCSFRRKQH